In Mustelus asterias chromosome 30, sMusAst1.hap1.1, whole genome shotgun sequence, a genomic segment contains:
- the LOC144480901 gene encoding uncharacterized protein LOC144480901 translates to MEKRWKCGDCGKGFRCPSDLETHQRVHTGERPFTCSTCGQGFSKSSTLQSHLRVHTGERPFICSVCGKGFTQSTNLLTHHRVHTRERPFTCSKCGKGFTQSSNLLIHQRVHTGEKSFTCFECGKRFTQSSNLLIHQRIHTGETPFTCSACGKGFSRLSILQEHQRIHTRERPFTCSVCGQRFTWSSLLLRHRRVHK, encoded by the coding sequence ATGGAGAAaagatggaaatgtggggactgtgggaagggattccgttGCCCGTCTGACCTGGAAACTcatcaacgggttcacactggggagagaccattcacctgttccacgTGTGGGCAGGGATTTAGCAAGTCATCCACACTGCAGTCACAcctgcgagttcacactggagagaggccattcatctgctctgtgtgtgggaaaggattcactcagtcaaccaacttgctgacacaccatcgagttcacaccagggagagaccatttacttgctccaagtgtgggaagggattcactcagtcatccaacctgctaatacaccagcgagttcacactggagagaagtcattcacctgctttgagtgtgggaagagattcacacagtcatccaacctgctgatacaccagcgaattcacactggagagacaccgttcacctgctctgcatgtgggaagggattcagcagaTTATCTATCCTGCAGgagcaccagcgcattcacaccagggagaggccattcacctgctctgtttgtgggcaGAGATTTACTTGGTCCTCCCTCCTGCTGAGACACaggcgagttcacaagtga